The genomic interval AATTATCAACTTCCAAAGAATCTATACAAGGAAATGCTCATCTGGGGAGCAGAGCCTTCACGTGGGAAGTCTCCAGGAAGTAGGACATTGTCTCTCAGCCCCACGACTGAAGGACTCTGTAGGGGCTTGCAGTTTTGCTCTTAGCTaaataaatttcataaattttaaaaatcttaagccTACCTGTTTAGACCCAAACTTAATACCCATTAGTGTTACACTGCTTTCTGCTTTCAACAAACTCTAAAACGGAatcatttttcaaatgatttcTGTGTAGCTTTACTTTGCAGACCATCCCTGATTCCAAAACGTTCAGCAGAGATGTAGGCTCTGTTCTACAAGGAAAAATGGCTTCTCTCCCTTGGGAAGATTCTGCCCCTTCCTACTTGTCAATAAGTTAGATGGTTCATAAAATGTAATTCTGAGTCTCTGTTCCAAGATCAGAAACTACTCTAACCCTACCGATCTAAGCTCCACATAGCTGTTCCTACAAAACATTTTCATAGATATTCCACTTTGATGGGATTTTCTACACACTCATCACATGGAAATGTTGATGTTTGACATAACAGTGAACCCAACATTACTATAAAGCGAATCAGACAGAATATTAGTGTCCTTAATGTCCCCATGTCATCCTTGTATGCATATGGATGCTCAGAAAAATCGGGAGATTCTGGTGAGGCAGAAGCAAATCTATACAGCATCATTCAGAGGAGACAGTAACCCAACTTCCACAGTTTTGTCTGTCCTTCCTTTTACAAGGGAGAGTAGGGGACATATCACCTTGCAGGATTGTTCTGAGAGAAGTAATGTTCACGTCTATCCCTGGAGCCTAGCCCAGGGCTTGGCAGTGTATGGGCACCTGGTAAATATAAGTCCACAATCCATTGTCTCCAGTTCTAAAATAATCAATCCCCAAATGTctgaaaacaaaaagatttttaataactTCTTTGGCAGCAAAATCTATAACCCTCTCAGGGTACTGCATAATGTAAGTACGTGCACaacattaccttttaaaaattcaaaaccttTCTACATTTCTAAACAGATCTGGCCCAGTGGTTTTGGCTAATGGGTTGTGGCCATATGTTTGAATGAATGTGAATGtcttctgtgccaggctctgttctaagcagTTTACACATATTAGGTAATTTGTTCCTCGTAAAAACATAAGGTTCCTTTAGCTTccttttacaagtgaagaaactgtggcacagagagcttgagtaacttgcccagggtcatagAAAAGAGCAGAGTTGGGACTCCAGTCCATACCCCAGAGCCTGTACTCCTGTAGTGAAGAGTGAATAAAAGACTTGAGGGACTCACGTAGTGCACAGTCATTAAacaacttctttttaaaagagaaattgctGGCTATCTAAATTCATCATAAGCTGTTATGCTTATTCATTTGGTTTTGTCCACTATGGGCTACTGCAAGAGGGCAATAAAGGCATGTGAAAAAGTTCTGACAGTGAAAGTTCCATCGTAACAATAGTTCATGTTTAGCAAGCACATACTATATGCTAAGCATGAGTCTAATTGCTTTTCctgaattcctagaaacacacctCTCAGGTCATTTTTATCACCTGCATTTGCAGAATCTGAGGCTTAAGTAACGTGTCCAAGGTCACCTCCAAGGTCACCTGGAGGATTTGAACTGAGGAAGCTGGTGCAATAGCACACGCTCTTCACCTTGGTGCTCCCTGGGTCTATAAAATGCACACTGGTGTTCttctgaaatacttacccagGTGCCTTATGTGCCACAGGGGGTTGATGGTGGAGTATTTCCCGTGAAACACAATCAGCATTGGGGAGGTGGCCACCCCTCCTCCCAGGGAGCTGCTGTAGAGATTTTCCCtaagaaacagaatagaaaagcaACATTTGTCCTGGAGTCCCACAGACTCAGATGAAGTAGAATCTAATCATTTTAAAAGGTGTAAGACAGTCCCTCACTATATAATAAGTCTATggtctttcatttttctccaactttttattctgaaaattgtTAAACCTACACAAAATTGTAAGACGAATACCATGAACTCCCATATACTTTACCCTGATTCACACAGtgttaatattttgccattttactTCTCAGGCCTTTTTATGGCAAACTTCGAAGATCCCAAATTCTGATCCTACATTATTTAGAATGACTTTACTCACAAATTCAAGGTtatgataatattaaaaatatccagATAAAAAAGATGGACAGGATATACAATGCCATGATAATAGTGgttgtgttatttttattttctctcttaatacttcaatgatgaaaaatgatttaaaaattcaatctttattttactttactttttttagcTTTAAGTCAGTCAATgtattatgcatattttaaagttgatctaggacttccctggtggcgcagtggttaagaatccgcctgccaatgcaggggacatgggttcgagccctggtcccggaagattccacatgccgcggagcaacttaagcccgtgcgccacaactactgagccggcactctagagcccgcgagccacaactactgagcctgcgtgccacaactactgaagcccgcgtgcctagagcccgtgctccgcaacaagagaagccaccacaatgagaagcctgcgcaccgcaacgaagagtggcccccactcgccgcaactagagaaaaagcccgcacgcagcaacgaagacccaatgcagccaaaaataaattaattaaaaaaaaattctagagttgATCTAAaaaattcagtctttaaaaagttGACTTTACAAACAGGACTTGATAAATTTCATTGGGGGCTTAAACTGACGAAAGACCAAACACAGACATTGCTTTAGGAAATCAAGCTGGATTCATTTTTCTAAAGGATCCTTAAGGAAGTTAGCGATGTCAGGATACACAGCACATTTTCCAGGACAGATGGAAGGGCAAATTTCCACACCCTAAGATCCTGCAGTTATGGATTATAATGTCGTAAGTGAATGAGGGTAATATCACTGTTCAGGAAACCCAGCATTCTCAATCTTAACAGGCCAGAGGAAGTCTGAGCATAGGCTAGTTGGAATATATGCCTGAGATCATCAAACttattgttatataatatataatattattactgAGAGCAATTCAGTACAGTACATTCAGGCATCTCCCTCAACCCCTACAGGCCAACATGAGTTTAGTCCAGGTATGTTCCTGAGCTCAGTACAGTGGGATCAGTACAAGGATCAATTGCTCTGATGTCTCCAGGAACCAGACTCACAGGGCCTTTGACTGGTTGGTTGTAGGCTTACCCCCTAACCCATACAGGTATAATACCTGTTCTCTCCCTTCCTTAAAATGTTGAAATATCTTCCTGAACCTGCTCTTCTGGAATACTATCTTCTGTCTATGAATTTCAAACATGGCCTATAATGTTTTCCCCATCATATTTCTTTTGCTAATGATATtgcatttaattaatttacaataaaaaggtagtttataagagttctttgatatttaaaatgtcttatattatcaatatgtataaagATGAAGCTTGTAAATTGTCTTGTTCAACTCTTCTATAAGCTTTCTAATTTTTAGTCTTTATCATTTACTGAGAGAAGTATGTTAAAATTTCCAATTGGTATTGTGAATTTATAAATTAGTTTTTGGAATTCTGTCAATGCATGCATTATAAATTTTAAGGCTGTGTCATTAAATGTtaagtgttattttttaaaaagttgactttataaaataattcttaaaaataaatctatgtaaGAAGGAGAAACTCGACTAAGATAAATGATTTGCAGTCAAAAAGGTTCACTAGAATTCTGGGAGAAggtttaaaaatcacattactAAACAATTTATTAGAAAATGTTTGTATAATAAGGGATTGCACAGGATCTCACCTCCTATGACATATCGTTTGAGAATGCATTTTTCATCCACTGCTCCCTTTTTTTCTCAACAGTGCCTCTGTAAGAAAATCTGACCTCAGATGTCTGAAATGTTTCTAACCCCTGAGCTATGCATAGAAAATTAATGGAATAATTTTACTCCCAAGCATGGAAAAACTGGTAGAGGGCCACACATACTCCACATTTTTTTGCATCCATTTCTCCAACTGTTTGGTGATACGCTGGTGCTTCCATTCCGTCATGTTGGCAACAATCACACCAGGATTGAAAGAGCAAGTGCTGGGGCTGATGCCAAGGTCTTTTATCGTCTTCTTCCGGTAGTCCAGATAGCCCATGTACGTGTTCTATAAAGGAAGAGGATATGTGTGCTTTTGACCAAGGAATCTTTTGTTTCTGGAAAATAACCACTTTCTTGAGACCATCATGCAGCACCTGGGCTTCCTCCTGTGTCACTGGCCACTTCCTGGAGTCCTTTCCCAGTTTTCTCTTGTTTCCCCAACCTCTAAAAACTGAGTGCCCCTAGTCTCATGTCCAGCATCTGCTCCTTTCTGCAGCATCAACTCCCTAGACAGCCTCATCTTGTCTCATGGCTCTAAATCTCTCCGTGTAGACAGCCCGGACCTCTCCTCTGGATTTCCAGCTCCACTACATCTGCCAACTCTATTTGTCCTTGTGGGTGCTTAGTGAGGCAGCTCTCCTTACATCCCAAAACTGATCCCAAGCCTATCCCAAACCTGCTTCCCTACAACCTGCCCTACCTCAGTGTccactccatccttccagttTGACAGAACACCTAAGGTCATTAGGTCATCCTAGACTCCTCCTCCTCACTCACTTTTCATCCAGATCTCAGCAAATCCTGTCCGTcccatcttccaaaatatattcagaagCCAACCACTTTTTTGGCTTTTTGACCGTGCCacgtggtttgtgggatcttagttccccgacaaggggtcgaacctgggccctcaacaGTGacagcgtggagtcctaaccacgggaccacctGGAGAGTCCCCAGAAGCCAACCACTTCTTACTGTCTCTACTACCTTCCTGGTCCGAACCATAATTACCACTCACTGGATTTCTGCCAGCTCCTCCCAACCTGTGTCCTGCTTCCACCCTTTTCAATCCCACTCTGTCTCAGTGTTACTTATCTGCTCAAAgcccctccagtggcttcccctCTCATTCAGAGTAAAACCCAGACTCCCTAAAATGCCTGCCATGCCCTCCACCATCTACCCCGCCCCCATTACCTCTCCAACTTCTATTATTCTCCCCCTTGACCCCTCTGCCACTCTGACCTCCTTGTTCCTTTAATACACCAAACACacccctgcctcaggacctttgcatttgctgttacCTCTTCTGAAATGTTTTTCCCCTAAATATCTATTAAGATAGTTGCCTCAGTTCTTTCAGGTGTAGGCTCAGTGACAACATCTCAGTggagccttccctgatcacccaACTTAAAAtccaaccccacctccaccctgatCCTCTGTTCAATATTTTACTTGCTTGCTGACCGCCTCTTCCCACTAGAATGCAAGCTACCCAAAGGcggaattttagttttatttgctGTGTTACTAGCACCTAAAACAGTGTCGGAcacatagcaagcactcaatagCTAGTTTTGAGTGAATGTAAAATGAGGAAGGACACACTATTTCACCCACCTCATGGGATGCTCAAAGACAACATGGATGTAATGGAACTATTTGAGCACTTTTCTAtgtgcaggcactgttctaagaacttCACGCACATTACCTCATTAGTTGCATACAatagctttacatgtattaactaatttaactCTCCCAATAACCCTACCAGAGAAGTATTGATACTGTTATTACCTCTATTTAAGAAatgagggagggcttccctggtggcgcagtggttgagaatctgcctgctaatgcagggaacacgggttcgcgccctggtctgggaagatcccacatgccgcggagcaactaggcccgtgagccacaactactgagcctgcgcgtctgagagcctgtgctccgcaacaagagaggccgcgatagtgagaggcccgcgcaccgcgatgaagagcggcccccgcttgccacaactagagaaagccctagcacagaaacgaagacccaacatagcaatcaattaatcaatcaatcagccaaaaaaaaaaagaaatgagggagaaaaccactgattaagtaacttgcccaaggtcacaaagctactAAGTGATGGAGCCAAGATTTTGACAGGCAGGTCTGGCCCCAGGGCCTAGGCCTTAAAGTGTGTCACAGCTTAAACGTCacacatataaaattatttcctgGAACTTTTTTTGAAGAACAGCATTCGATTCGTAATAGCATCTTGTATTGTAAAGCCATTCTTTTGCTTTCGGTGTTACATCTGGGTTcgactgtcttcatttctaccAGGGTAAGGAGCTCTTTACCTTGGAACAAGATCAGTATTTTCCTCTACTGAAAGGAGTGGGGCGGGGAATAATGGTCAAAACTCTGAAAACAGAACCAAAGGTTCAGTGAGTCACTTTTACAGAAAACACCATCTCTGCCATAGAATGTGGTTGCGAGTGACTTAGATAACAACCATCGTTTCTGGAGCATTTACTGGACACTTTGACATCATGTTATTTCATCACAACTCACAAAAACACAACCAAATAGATGTTATTGTTGCCATGTTTCAGGTAAGGAAAGCGGGACTTGCAGGGGTGAGTAACTTGCCCCGGAGTCGgtgggagcagagctgggatgtgAATGGGAAGCCCAGGCCCCGGGCTGTTCGCCTCCCAGCAGTCCCCCAGTCTTCTCCAAGGTGAGGATGACACTCGTTCTGAAGTGCAGGGAGGAGAAGGGGCAAAGGGAGGATTCCCGAGACATGTGCCCACCTGCAGCCCCACAAGTCTGTGTATGTCCTGGGAGGAGGGCAAATCGCAGTCATCTGAGAAAGCTGCCGCGTGGCCCAGGGCCAAGGTGGTGTCGTACAGCTCTTGGATGTCCCCTGGATTCACAAACACCAGGAGTTAACAATAGTATAGCACTCATTCTAGGGCTAGATAGAGCCTTCGAGCTTAAACAATCACTGATTTTGCTGTGGGGGAAAAGTATGTGATCCATGGTTTCAAGTGGCTTGGCAATTTTCTTGATAAGAATAGGTCATATCAATTTAAAAAGCCACTTGATAATAAGCTCAGATCAACACTGGTCagatatctttatttctgttgCTGTGTATGTACCACACCAATGCTCGTCTTATTTTGCACGCGGGAGAGAGAGCAGGTGACATTTAACACTAAAACTTAGCTCGCTTCTAAGAATGTTGTCAGTGAGGCTTTATCCCCCTACATTTTAGGCGTGCAGGAAAAGGAAAGGCCACCTATTACAGGCTTTTACAAGCTACTTATTACATATTTTGACAATCAGAGAGTGGCTCTCAGAAAGTCAACTGGATTGTCCCAGAAAAGTATCAACCCCTGTTTTCAAAGTATTCCCTGATTAACAACAACACTATACTCCCAAATTTAATAAGCAATCAAAATCACTGAGCCACTagatatttcaaaaatgaagagacAGTCATTCTACTTATCAGCTGCTCTGTTTCCGAGTGTTCTTGGCATCGGTGAGCATACCTTGTACGATTACGTCATCATCCAAATAGATGACTTTCTCGTGTTGATGGATAAGCAGAGGGAGATAAAATCGAACAAAGTTCAGCtgttaaaacaacaaaagcagTGACGGTGGGGAAGAGACAGAAGGCCCAGTGACTAATAGGGGTGCTGGGGGCGGTCAGCTTTGACCATGGCCTCTGCTCAGCTCCAGGTCTGGAGCAGAATAAAACAGAGGCTGCAAAGAGGCCTCGCCCGAGCTTCCTGGTGCCCAGTTTACCTGGGCCCTGGGACTGAAACCAGCGCTGGTCAGCAGTTCTTCTAGATCCAAACCCCCCACTGCTGAGACTGTCCCCGCTTTCATCTCTGTGAACTGATGCAGCGGGAGTCACAGAGGCTGTCAATCTTTCTGGCCACAAACTGCCTGCCTTCCTCTACACTCAGTAATTTGACTACTGTCAACTAAAACAGCCTTAAACACACatgcgcatacacacacacatgcacacacacacacgtgcatgcacacacatgcagcaCATGTGTGCGCGCACACGCATACGTGCACACATACATAAACTCACATGTGCATGCGCGTGCACAAGTGCACACATAAACGCACGTgtgcgtgtgcgcacacacacatatacgtgcACTCATACATACACGCACATGTGCGTGCGCATGTGGAGCTCATCTCACACGTCATCACATCACACACACAGGTTCACCCTCTTAGCTCCTTGAACCAGAAAAAAGCCAGAGAAGCATGGGCTGAGGATGGGGGTCTTAATGTTTTAATAGCTACAATACTGTATAATGCAAAGTCCCAACTCAGCTAGCACTCTTGATAATAAATATCTGGAATTGGGAAAAGATCTTATCATCAGAGGGCTTCGAATTTAGTTAATTTTCAAGGATGGATTTAAACAATAATCACATGTAGAAGGGGGCTGCATTTTCTGTACACCTGCCATCAAAAACACCACTCTTTATGCAGAAGAGGGTCCCTTTTGTAAGAACTCTTGCAGTAAAACACCTTAAGATTCCCAATGTCAGGAAGAAAGTTGGTGTCTCCTGAAAGTATTAGTCAATACTCTTAAGTATATAATCCACCTTGTTACCGTTTTTCCTCAGCTGCTGGGATACTCTGAGCTAAGTGTAAGGTCCCGGCACGGTACACACAACTGCCTCTGGGCTGGGAATAATTTTTCTAGGCCTCACAACTcgggccctcccccaccccacaggcGTATTTACACACATAAATGCATGCTGCATTTTCTTACGCTTCGTTTCTTCTTTCATAGCTTCATTATGGTTTATGTAAACCATCTTACATCCTTTCTGCAGTAGGTGGCTTTTGAATTATAAATAAGCAGAGTTTGGTGGACATCTAAAACTGCTAGGCTTCAAAAACATTCTGTGTGCTTCCCAGTGGCTGGCGCTCTGCACCGAACGAGGTCTCACCGAGAACCATCCCCGACATGTGCGATCCCTACTCACAGGCTGGAGCAGTTCAGGCCTCGCGGAGTCTGGTCTGATCTTTCCTTTGAGGACCATAGGGTTGAATTCCACGATcttaaagtttatttctctcagttTAGAATGTTCGATCCATTTTCTAAAGggatgacaaaaacaaaaacaaaaaacaacctcgAGCACACACCTCCAAACTTTCCTCAATTTGCCTAGTGCCTCAATCTCTTGCCTCcatagaaagttaaaaataaaatatgtgcaacCTTAGTAGAGTCTAGTCTATAAATCCTTCTGATTTTTTCCCCATCTGGTTTAGctttgaatattattattattttttttttctcattcacgtAACTTTCTGCAAAGGAAATGAAGCAAAACAGTAATAACCAAATATCTCCCCAGATCCACATAATCTCCACAGGAAACTAGAAGAACAAAAAGTGTTCcttctttcttataaagcagCATCTGTGGTTGACGGTGCTCTCTTTGCCATGAGTTAACAGCTCTGTAAGGAAGCCCGGCCTTCTGAACCTGCTACTTTGACTGAATCATGTTTACTCTGCTGTTTTGACTCCAAGGATGATTTGAATTTACCTTTGCATTACCTTTGCATTGAGAAGATTTACCTCAGTCTTCTGTCCTTGCTCCccactttctcttcctcctcctctccactcTCTCCCCTTATGTGTTCTCAGTCTCACAGAACTTGAAATACCTTGAACTTCCCTTCATCTCTGCTCTCTCCACTTCCTCCATCCTCCTTAGAAATAGTCACTGTTAACAGCCAGGGATCTTTCTGGGTCTTTTTCTTTACagaaatacatatatgtacatgtacaaaTGTACAGTTTGGGGGTTTTGATTTCATTACCATAGATTGAATGTTGTGTCTCCCACAGATttgtatgttgaaacctaatccccagtgtgatggtatttggaggtgtggATTGTAGGacgtgattaggtcatgaggatgaagCCCTCGTGAATGGGACTAGTGCCCGTTATAAAAGACGTTCATCCCAGTGAATTCCCTTACTCCTgctgccatgtgagaacacagcgaGAAGACAGCCTGCTATGAAGCACGAAATGAGCCCTTACCAGACATGGAATCTGCTGGCACCTAGAActtgggcttcccagcctccagaacttgagaagtaaatttctcttgtttttaagCCTAGCCATCCAGTCTGTGCATTCGGTGACAGCAGCTCAAACAGGTTAAGACATTCATAAAGTGGGTCATACTATATGAGGTGTACTGTAACTTGTATTTTCCACTTA from Balaenoptera ricei isolate mBalRic1 chromosome 10, mBalRic1.hap2, whole genome shotgun sequence carries:
- the GLT8D2 gene encoding glycosyltransferase 8 domain-containing protein 2 isoform X1, which gives rise to MALLRKINQVLLFLLIVTICGILYKKVHRGTVLRNETDDDSETPEDMEDEIPVVICAAAGRMGAAMAAINSIYSNTDANILFYVVGLRNTLSRIRKWIEHSKLREINFKIVEFNPMVLKGKIRPDSARPELLQPLNFVRFYLPLLIHQHEKVIYLDDDVIVQGDIQELYDTTLALGHAAAFSDDCDLPSSQDIHRLVGLQNTYMGYLDYRKKTIKDLGISPSTCSFNPGVIVANMTEWKHQRITKQLEKWMQKNVEENLYSSSLGGGVATSPMLIVFHGKYSTINPLWHIRHLGWNPDTRYSEHFLQEAKLLHWNGRHKPWDFPSVHNDLWESWFVPDPAGIFKLHHPNS